The Methylomonas koyamae genome has a segment encoding these proteins:
- a CDS encoding EAL domain-containing protein, producing the protein MTFTCGLLVISLLSSFGISALSYGVVRDKWLAQGRQSTEAFAAQSALALLYASRENAEEPAKRFLSSPDVRGVAIYNANREALLELGESTQPAGSAASVWPEALQLVEETEQAWFFAAPVFARSGGEQASPFEAQTPSPELIGYVRLAIGKQSLLAMKRQIQFVTLLVSGGAALVFFVFLLAMARRLTLPIQQLAKRMGRASAGEKKVRAKLAGPRDITDMGAAFNAMMQVLETREELLEQARDKALESARLKGEFAANVSHELRTPLNAVLGMLELLQDMGLTPKQLEYSTVARNAGEALLKLIEDILDFSRIEAGMLKCQPSDFVLHETLDEVVELMAAQARRKNLRLSYTIGERVPAVLHGEAGRVRQVLINLVGNALKFTEQGAIELGVEADAAGQDPLVLRFSVADTGLGIPATVQDRIFDAFVQADGSSTRHYEGAGLGLAICRQLVQLMGGRIGVDSRLGHGSRFWFSVPFATPRGSAALAAARRECFAELRILLVTDNEQTRSVLASHFDEWQVEYRHSGFTGRMNQVFDPVPSQGETYRLIVADIDTEADWKRLDAVAAAAAEVNAKIILLHDSEYESRLGDLANLAARLAKPVNPTDLYGLILNVGCGRNAADGVAAPPVAVLPALALDVLVVEDNRAGQMVAAGMLERLGCRYQIAASGAEALQRLASGAFDVVLMDCHMPGVDGFEATRRIRAWPEPLGRIPIIAMTANALRGDEELCRAAGMDDFLPKPIKLQALRQKLIGRLENRPLPLAAASDAAPAAAGPATLDPDKLAQLRAEIGGAYGKMLSFFLEDAPAQIEQIAPALRDMDLSRLRELAHSLKGAARNVGAEKLAAMARQLELAAETGALAEGSATLAEGLLAEFRALEPLLRAEIEAEPAADSALAPLGPRVLVADDDRVLRVALQDILQQDGYSVDLAVTGRQAVALCARQMADLILMDAMMPEMDGFAACKAIRALPHGAEVPILMITSLENEHSVELAFATGANDFVPKPIHFTVLRKRIAHLLKASQSQRSLNQLAYHDTLTNLPNRVQFMERLNRVLAKPAAQPQAHAVLFLDLDRFKLTNDTMGHDVGDMMLKAAAERIQACVRREDMVSRFGGDEFILLLEHVGNPQAAAAVAQKICNAIAKPFALMGQEFYISSSIGISLYPYDGKDSGLLVKHADTAMYRAKEQGNTFCFYEQSMEYAVSSKLRLESDLRRALQRREFFLHYQPQIDLDSGRVIGAEALIRWRHPELGMISPDQFIPVAEEIGLIDEIGAWVLREACRQNRLWQQNGHPPFVVAVNVSAKQLDRDGFAEQVIAILHESGLAAEYLELELTESLFIRHPEQKREILARLKAAGMQISIDDFGTGYSSLNQLKHFVFDKLKIDKSFVANIMHDADAAAIVRVIISIAGILKFEVIAEGVETAEQASYLRQNHCKQGQGYLFGKPMPAEEFSAFIGGSGRDGL; encoded by the coding sequence GTGACTTTTACCTGCGGTCTGCTGGTAATCTCGTTATTGTCCTCGTTCGGCATATCGGCCTTGTCTTACGGCGTGGTCCGCGATAAATGGCTGGCACAGGGCCGGCAGTCGACCGAAGCCTTCGCCGCGCAAAGCGCATTGGCCTTGCTCTACGCCAGCCGGGAAAATGCCGAAGAGCCGGCCAAGCGGTTTCTGTCCTCGCCCGACGTGCGGGGCGTCGCGATTTACAACGCTAACCGCGAGGCCTTGCTCGAGCTGGGCGAATCGACCCAGCCGGCCGGCTCGGCCGCTTCGGTTTGGCCCGAAGCGCTGCAGTTAGTGGAGGAAACCGAGCAGGCCTGGTTTTTTGCCGCGCCGGTTTTTGCCCGTAGCGGCGGCGAACAGGCATCGCCGTTCGAAGCGCAAACCCCCAGCCCCGAATTGATCGGCTACGTCAGGTTGGCGATCGGCAAGCAATCGTTGCTGGCGATGAAGCGGCAGATCCAATTCGTGACGTTGCTGGTATCGGGCGGTGCGGCATTGGTGTTTTTCGTGTTTTTGCTGGCCATGGCCCGGCGGTTGACATTGCCGATCCAGCAATTGGCGAAACGGATGGGCCGGGCCTCGGCCGGCGAAAAGAAGGTCAGGGCTAAATTGGCCGGGCCGCGCGATATTACCGACATGGGGGCGGCATTCAACGCCATGATGCAGGTGTTGGAAACCCGCGAGGAATTGTTGGAGCAGGCCAGAGACAAAGCCCTGGAGTCGGCCCGTTTGAAAGGCGAATTTGCCGCCAACGTCAGCCACGAGCTGCGCACGCCGCTGAATGCGGTACTCGGCATGCTGGAATTGCTGCAAGACATGGGGCTGACGCCCAAGCAATTGGAATATTCGACGGTGGCGCGCAATGCCGGCGAGGCGCTGCTGAAGTTGATCGAGGATATTCTGGATTTTTCGCGGATCGAGGCGGGCATGTTGAAGTGCCAACCGAGCGATTTTGTGTTGCACGAAACCTTGGACGAAGTCGTCGAACTGATGGCGGCTCAGGCCAGACGCAAGAACCTGCGCTTAAGCTATACCATCGGCGAGCGCGTCCCCGCCGTGTTGCACGGCGAAGCCGGCCGCGTGCGCCAGGTACTGATCAATCTGGTCGGCAACGCGCTGAAATTCACCGAGCAGGGGGCTATCGAGCTTGGCGTCGAAGCGGATGCGGCCGGCCAAGATCCACTGGTGTTGCGCTTCAGCGTGGCCGATACCGGCTTGGGCATCCCGGCAACGGTCCAAGACCGGATTTTCGATGCTTTCGTGCAAGCCGACGGTTCCAGCACTCGGCATTACGAAGGCGCCGGCTTGGGGCTGGCCATATGCCGGCAATTGGTGCAGTTGATGGGCGGGCGCATCGGCGTCGACAGCCGGCTCGGCCACGGCAGCCGGTTCTGGTTTAGCGTGCCGTTCGCCACCCCGCGCGGCAGCGCCGCCCTGGCCGCCGCGCGGCGGGAATGTTTCGCCGAACTGCGCATTTTGCTGGTTACCGACAACGAGCAAACCCGTAGCGTGCTGGCGAGCCATTTCGACGAGTGGCAAGTCGAGTACCGTCATTCCGGTTTTACCGGCCGCATGAACCAAGTTTTCGACCCGGTGCCCAGCCAAGGCGAAACCTACCGCTTGATCGTGGCCGATATCGACACCGAAGCCGATTGGAAACGGCTCGATGCCGTCGCCGCTGCCGCGGCTGAGGTGAACGCGAAAATCATTCTGTTGCACGATTCCGAGTACGAATCCCGGCTCGGCGATTTGGCCAATCTCGCCGCACGCTTGGCCAAACCGGTAAATCCAACCGATTTATACGGTCTGATTTTGAATGTCGGTTGCGGCCGGAATGCGGCGGACGGCGTCGCGGCGCCACCGGTAGCCGTGCTGCCGGCGTTGGCGCTCGATGTGCTGGTGGTGGAGGATAACCGTGCCGGACAAATGGTGGCGGCCGGCATGCTGGAGCGCTTGGGCTGCCGTTACCAAATTGCCGCTTCCGGTGCGGAAGCGCTGCAGCGCTTGGCATCCGGCGCGTTCGACGTGGTGTTGATGGATTGCCATATGCCCGGCGTCGACGGTTTCGAAGCCACGCGCCGGATCCGGGCGTGGCCGGAACCGTTGGGCCGGATACCGATCATCGCGATGACGGCCAACGCCCTGCGCGGCGACGAAGAACTATGCCGCGCTGCCGGCATGGACGATTTTCTGCCGAAACCGATCAAGTTGCAGGCGTTGCGGCAAAAATTAATCGGCCGCCTCGAAAACCGGCCGCTGCCGCTTGCTGCGGCCAGCGATGCCGCGCCTGCCGCTGCCGGGCCGGCTACTCTGGACCCCGACAAACTGGCGCAACTGCGCGCCGAAATCGGCGGTGCATACGGCAAAATGCTCAGTTTCTTTTTGGAGGATGCGCCGGCGCAAATCGAGCAAATCGCTCCGGCCCTGCGGGACATGGACCTGAGCCGCTTGCGCGAGTTGGCGCACAGTCTGAAAGGCGCCGCCCGAAATGTGGGTGCGGAAAAACTGGCGGCCATGGCCCGGCAATTGGAATTGGCGGCCGAAACCGGCGCTTTGGCCGAGGGTTCCGCCACGTTGGCCGAGGGCTTGCTTGCCGAATTTCGCGCACTCGAACCGCTGCTGCGGGCGGAAATCGAAGCCGAGCCGGCCGCGGACAGTGCGTTGGCCCCGCTCGGGCCGCGGGTGTTGGTGGCCGACGACGACAGGGTTTTGCGGGTGGCTTTGCAGGACATCCTGCAGCAGGACGGTTATAGCGTCGATCTGGCCGTTACCGGCCGGCAGGCCGTGGCCTTGTGCGCCCGGCAAATGGCCGATCTGATTTTGATGGACGCGATGATGCCGGAAATGGACGGTTTCGCCGCTTGCAAAGCCATTCGCGCCTTACCGCACGGAGCGGAGGTGCCGATTCTGATGATCACCTCACTGGAAAACGAACATTCGGTCGAATTGGCCTTCGCCACCGGCGCGAACGATTTTGTCCCGAAGCCGATTCATTTCACGGTGTTGCGCAAGCGCATCGCCCATCTGTTGAAAGCCAGCCAAAGCCAGCGCAGCCTGAACCAGCTCGCCTACCACGATACCTTGACCAATTTGCCCAACCGGGTGCAGTTTATGGAGCGCTTGAACCGGGTGCTGGCAAAACCGGCAGCGCAGCCGCAAGCGCATGCGGTGTTGTTTTTGGATCTGGACCGTTTCAAACTGACCAACGACACGATGGGCCACGACGTCGGCGACATGATGTTAAAGGCCGCCGCCGAGCGGATTCAGGCTTGCGTCCGCCGCGAAGACATGGTGTCGCGCTTCGGCGGCGACGAGTTCATCCTGTTGCTGGAGCATGTCGGCAATCCGCAGGCTGCGGCGGCGGTGGCGCAAAAAATCTGTAATGCCATTGCCAAACCGTTCGCGTTGATGGGGCAGGAGTTTTACATCAGCTCCAGTATCGGCATTTCCTTGTACCCGTACGACGGCAAGGACAGCGGCCTGCTGGTCAAGCACGCCGACACCGCGATGTACCGGGCCAAGGAGCAGGGCAATACCTTTTGTTTTTACGAACAGAGCATGGAATATGCGGTGTCCAGCAAATTGCGGCTGGAGAGCGATTTGCGCCGGGCCTTGCAGCGGCGGGAGTTCTTTCTGCATTACCAACCGCAGATCGATTTGGACTCCGGCCGCGTCATCGGCGCCGAGGCTTTGATCCGGTGGCGGCATCCGGAATTGGGCATGATCTCGCCCGACCAGTTTATCCCGGTGGCCGAGGAAATCGGCTTGATCGACGAGATCGGCGCCTGGGTGTTGCGCGAGGCTTGCCGGCAGAACCGGCTGTGGCAACAAAACGGCCACCCGCCTTTCGTCGTCGCGGTCAACGTGTCGGCCAAACAGTTGGACAGGGACGGCTTTGCCGAACAGGTGATTGCCATTCTGCACGAGTCCGGGCTGGCGGCCGAATATCTGGAATTGGAATTGACCGAAAGCCTGTTCATCCGCCACCCGGAGCAGAAACGCGAAATTCTGGCGCGCTTGAAAGCCGCCGGCATGCAGATATCGATCGACGATTTCGGCACCGGTTATTCCAGTCTGAACCAACTGAAACATTTCGTATTCGACAAACTGAAAATCGACAAATCCTTCGTCGCCAACATCATGCACGACGCCGATGCCGCGGCGATCGTGCGGGTGATCATTTCGATCGCCGGGATTTTAAAGTTCGAGGTGATTGCCGAGGGCGTGGAAACCGCGGAGCAGGCCAGCTATTTGCGGCAAAACCATTGCAAACAGGGGCAAGGCTATCTGTTCGGCAAACCGATGCCGGCGGAGGAGTTTTCGGCATTCATCGGCGGCAGCGGTCGGGACGGGCTATGA
- a CDS encoding ABC transporter substrate binding protein, giving the protein MLPIWLALVLACSFTNALAQTPAVGIVYPEVREPYRSVFLEIARGMEQELGRPVAHYLLSERDTSPDRLIADLKNDRIDVVVTLGRAGLAMAKGLVGVLPVVIGATIVRPEEAPQGLTGISLTPAPEAMFDQLKKLVPNVKKITVIYDPRQTAWEIGQAERAAQERGLVLQAQPTASLRDASDSFRQIMIDIKDNSIALWLPRENAALDEQALFPEVLREAWEKNFVVFSSNLDHVRKGALFSLYPDNFGMGRSLANLAMQQMQPGGKLEPIKLLRDLLVAVNLRTAEHLGLQFSNQTRREFAMVFPSP; this is encoded by the coding sequence ATGTTACCGATTTGGCTGGCGCTGGTTTTGGCGTGCAGCTTCACGAATGCGTTGGCGCAAACGCCGGCGGTGGGCATCGTGTACCCGGAAGTGCGCGAGCCCTACCGTTCGGTGTTCTTGGAAATCGCCCGCGGCATGGAGCAGGAACTGGGCCGGCCGGTCGCCCATTATTTACTGAGCGAGCGCGATACCTCGCCGGACCGATTGATCGCCGACTTGAAGAACGACCGTATCGACGTGGTAGTGACGCTGGGCCGGGCCGGGCTGGCCATGGCCAAGGGCTTGGTCGGCGTGTTGCCGGTGGTGATCGGCGCCACCATCGTCCGGCCGGAGGAGGCGCCGCAGGGCTTGACCGGTATCAGCCTGACGCCGGCACCGGAAGCGATGTTCGACCAACTGAAAAAACTGGTGCCGAATGTGAAGAAAATCACGGTGATTTACGATCCTCGCCAAACCGCCTGGGAGATCGGGCAGGCCGAACGCGCCGCGCAGGAACGCGGCCTGGTGTTGCAGGCGCAGCCCACCGCCAGCTTGCGCGATGCGTCGGATTCGTTCCGGCAGATTATGATCGATATTAAGGACAATTCGATTGCATTGTGGCTGCCGCGGGAAAATGCCGCGCTGGACGAGCAAGCCTTGTTTCCGGAAGTGCTGCGCGAGGCCTGGGAAAAGAACTTCGTGGTGTTTTCCAGCAACCTGGACCACGTCCGTAAGGGCGCGCTATTTTCGTTATACCCGGATAACTTCGGCATGGGCCGCAGTCTGGCGAATCTGGCCATGCAACAAATGCAACCGGGCGGCAAGCTGGAGCCGATCAAATTACTGCGCGATTTGCTGGTGGCCGTCAATTTACGCACCGCCGAGCATCTGGGGTTGCAATTCTCGAATCAAACGCGGCGGGAATTCGCGATGGTTTTCCCCTCCCCGTAA
- a CDS encoding TonB-dependent receptor plug domain-containing protein, translating to MSRFLLFAACAACLGSTAKAQPVSSEEEERALSQIYGGEEMVSIASGYKQRISQAPSIATVISAADIKAIGATDIDEVLETVPGLHVQRNTIGYNPIYTFRGIFSQFNQQVLMMVNGIPITNSYTGSRSEVWGGMPLRDIARIEVVRGPGSAVYGADAFAGVINVITKTRQDIDGSEIGGRVGSFDTYDGWALHGAEWAGFDVALALEYHNTAGQNAVVDADLQSQFDRLFGTGASLAPGPLSLSRENLDARVDLARGRWRFRGGLQHRGNFGIGSGVAQALDSTARYGSDRWNADITYQNTDIENWELTSQASYFETSQEIERNLTLFPPGTTLPIGGNGQIGAGAPVTFPNGYIGNPEVWERHVRISQMLAYNGFSRHQIRSGVGFNYDSLFQARVSQNFGIDPGSGLPIPSLPGIPLIDVSGTASTFIPEVDRKIAYLFFQDQWNFANDWTLTAGARYDRYSDFGNTFNPRAALIWQADYDLTAKLMYGSAFRAPSFQEMYILNNPAQIGNPQLKPETMENLELGFDYRPADGLRLGLNFFGYWWKDIIRFVPDSNATTATAQNRGAQQGYGGEFEAEWQAADSLKLIGNYAYQRSRDETLHHDAGYAPQHQLYLRANWQFLPDWSFSPQAKWIVGRSRSFGDTREPVADYTWVDLTLRRQNLAKHVELAFSVRNLFDVGAREPSLAGSPQPGIPNDLPLAPRSFYGEISVNF from the coding sequence ATGTCCCGCTTTCTGCTTTTCGCTGCGTGCGCCGCTTGCCTTGGCTCGACTGCCAAGGCGCAACCGGTGTCGTCCGAAGAGGAAGAGCGGGCGCTGTCGCAAATATACGGCGGCGAGGAAATGGTCAGCATCGCCTCCGGCTACAAACAGCGGATTTCGCAAGCGCCGTCTATCGCCACGGTGATCAGCGCCGCCGATATCAAGGCCATCGGCGCCACCGACATCGACGAAGTCTTGGAAACCGTGCCCGGCTTGCACGTGCAACGCAACACCATCGGCTACAATCCGATCTATACCTTTCGCGGTATCTTCTCGCAGTTCAATCAACAGGTGTTGATGATGGTCAACGGTATCCCGATCACCAATTCCTATACCGGCAGCCGCAGCGAAGTCTGGGGCGGCATGCCGCTCCGCGATATCGCCCGGATCGAGGTGGTGCGCGGGCCGGGCTCCGCGGTTTACGGCGCCGACGCCTTTGCCGGCGTAATCAACGTCATCACCAAAACCCGGCAGGACATCGACGGTAGCGAAATCGGCGGCCGCGTCGGCAGTTTCGATACCTACGACGGCTGGGCCTTGCACGGGGCCGAGTGGGCCGGTTTCGACGTGGCCCTGGCCCTGGAATACCACAATACCGCCGGCCAAAACGCGGTGGTCGATGCCGATTTGCAGAGCCAGTTCGATCGGCTGTTCGGTACCGGCGCCTCGCTGGCGCCGGGGCCGCTGAGCCTATCGCGCGAGAACCTGGACGCCCGGGTCGATTTGGCGCGCGGCCGTTGGCGTTTTCGCGGCGGTCTGCAACACCGCGGCAATTTCGGGATCGGTTCCGGCGTGGCCCAGGCGCTGGATTCGACTGCCCGCTACGGCAGCGACCGCTGGAACGCCGATATCACTTACCAAAATACCGATATCGAAAATTGGGAATTGACCAGCCAGGCCAGTTATTTCGAAACCAGCCAGGAAATCGAACGCAATCTGACCTTGTTCCCGCCCGGCACTACCTTACCGATAGGCGGCAACGGCCAAATCGGCGCCGGCGCGCCGGTGACCTTTCCCAACGGTTACATCGGCAATCCGGAAGTCTGGGAACGCCACGTCCGCATCAGCCAGATGCTAGCCTACAACGGTTTTAGCCGGCACCAAATCCGCAGCGGCGTCGGCTTCAACTACGACAGCCTGTTCCAGGCCCGCGTCAGCCAGAACTTCGGCATCGATCCGGGCTCCGGACTGCCGATACCGTCGTTGCCGGGGATTCCGCTGATCGACGTGTCCGGCACCGCGTCCACCTTCATCCCGGAAGTCGACCGTAAAATCGCCTACCTGTTTTTTCAGGACCAGTGGAATTTTGCTAACGACTGGACCCTGACCGCCGGTGCCCGCTACGACCGCTATTCCGATTTCGGCAACACCTTCAATCCCAGGGCGGCCTTGATTTGGCAGGCCGATTACGACTTGACCGCCAAGCTGATGTACGGCTCGGCCTTTCGGGCGCCGTCGTTTCAGGAAATGTATATCCTGAACAATCCGGCCCAGATCGGCAATCCGCAACTAAAGCCCGAGACCATGGAGAATCTGGAATTGGGCTTCGATTACCGCCCGGCCGACGGCTTGCGCTTGGGTCTGAATTTTTTCGGTTATTGGTGGAAGGACATCATTCGCTTCGTGCCGGATAGCAATGCCACTACCGCCACCGCCCAAAACCGGGGCGCACAACAGGGTTACGGCGGCGAATTCGAAGCGGAATGGCAGGCGGCCGATAGTTTGAAACTAATCGGCAACTATGCCTACCAGCGCAGCCGCGACGAAACCCTGCACCACGATGCCGGTTACGCACCGCAGCATCAACTTTATCTGCGGGCGAACTGGCAGTTTTTGCCCGATTGGAGCTTCAGCCCGCAAGCTAAATGGATCGTCGGCCGCAGCCGCAGTTTCGGCGATACCCGCGAGCCGGTGGCCGACTATACCTGGGTCGATTTGACCTTGCGCCGGCAAAACTTGGCTAAGCATGTGGAACTGGCGTTCTCGGTGCGCAATTTATTCGACGTCGGCGCCCGCGAACCGAGTTTGGCCGGCAGCCCGCAGCCCGGCATCCCCAACGACTTGCCGTTGGCGCCGCGCAGTTTCTATGGCGAAATCAGCGTGAATTTTTGA
- a CDS encoding NAD(P)H-dependent oxidoreductase, which produces MTIAKQAILDAFQFRHACKEFDAERKIAGADFEFILETARLSPSSFGLEPWRFLVVQNPQLRETLRQFTWGGQKQLPTASHVVLTLVRKSHFMRYDSAYLQYMMREVQHYPEDIIQLRSGLIEKFQRSDFDLLGSERTLTDWATRQTYLPLANMMTAAAMIGIDSCPIEGFERAEIERILAEQAGVDLERWAAAYMVAFGYRKNPPPRPKTRQSLAQVVEWLE; this is translated from the coding sequence ATGACGATAGCCAAACAGGCCATTCTCGACGCCTTCCAATTCCGCCACGCCTGTAAAGAATTCGACGCCGAGCGCAAAATCGCCGGCGCCGATTTCGAGTTTATTCTGGAAACGGCCCGGCTGTCGCCGAGTTCGTTCGGACTGGAGCCGTGGCGGTTTCTGGTCGTACAAAATCCGCAATTGCGCGAAACGCTGCGCCAGTTTACCTGGGGCGGGCAAAAGCAATTGCCGACAGCCAGCCACGTGGTGCTGACCCTAGTGCGCAAGAGCCATTTCATGCGTTACGACAGCGCTTATTTGCAATACATGATGCGCGAAGTTCAGCACTATCCGGAAGACATCATTCAGTTGCGCAGCGGCCTGATCGAAAAATTCCAGCGCAGCGATTTCGATCTGCTCGGATCGGAACGCACGCTGACCGACTGGGCCACCCGGCAAACCTATCTGCCGCTGGCGAATATGATGACGGCAGCAGCGATGATCGGCATCGATTCCTGTCCGATAGAAGGTTTCGAACGCGCCGAAATCGAGCGGATTCTGGCCGAACAGGCCGGCGTCGATCTCGAACGCTGGGCGGCGGCTTACATGGTGGCTTTCGGCTACCGCAAAAATCCGCCGCCGCGGCCGAAAACCCGGCAAAGCTTGGCGCAAGTGGTGGAGTGGCTCGAATAA
- a CDS encoding DUF5765 domain-containing protein yields MCWSGEASGVLAAAGLATAVYVAYKGESKELWIPLTYFALMELLQAATYVYIDLCDNPNNQVLTLLGYLHIAFQPFFVNMVAMYFVPESVKLKIKTTVYTLCAISSLAMLIKMYPFAWAGDCVPGTEGFCGTQTCSVSGAWHIAWQMPLNGLMSQPVEWLLGFNWGLHAFAYILAAFYLPIIYGSWRFVAFHYLIGPWISDITTDDPNEYCAVWCLFSIALCVSVIKTPIRKHLHVTKWPFYQREVGDSL; encoded by the coding sequence ATGTGCTGGAGTGGAGAGGCGTCAGGCGTTTTGGCTGCCGCGGGTTTGGCAACCGCCGTTTACGTGGCGTACAAGGGCGAATCCAAAGAGCTGTGGATTCCGTTGACTTATTTTGCGTTGATGGAGCTGCTGCAAGCGGCGACGTACGTTTATATCGATTTATGTGATAACCCGAATAACCAGGTGTTGACCTTGCTCGGCTATCTGCATATCGCGTTTCAGCCGTTTTTCGTCAATATGGTGGCGATGTATTTCGTGCCGGAAAGCGTCAAGTTAAAGATCAAAACCACGGTCTATACGCTGTGCGCGATCAGTTCGCTGGCGATGCTGATCAAAATGTACCCGTTCGCCTGGGCCGGCGATTGCGTACCGGGTACCGAAGGCTTTTGCGGCACCCAAACTTGCTCCGTTTCCGGCGCTTGGCATATCGCCTGGCAAATGCCGTTGAACGGGCTGATGTCGCAGCCGGTGGAATGGCTGCTCGGCTTTAACTGGGGTTTGCACGCCTTTGCTTATATTCTGGCGGCGTTTTATTTGCCGATTATTTACGGCTCCTGGCGCTTCGTCGCCTTCCATTATTTGATCGGGCCGTGGATTTCCGACATCACCACCGACGATCCGAACGAGTATTGCGCGGTCTGGTGTTTGTTTTCGATTGCGCTGTGCGTGTCGGTAATCAAGACGCCGATCCGCAAACATCTGCACGTCACCAAGTGGCCGTTTTACCAACGCGAAGTCGGCGATAGCTTGTAA